From the genome of Tachysurus vachellii isolate PV-2020 chromosome 2, HZAU_Pvac_v1, whole genome shotgun sequence, one region includes:
- the LOC132861600 gene encoding uncharacterized protein LOC132861600 isoform X1: MLPFSDICSGPAMATSSNTPLPQDDGLWMFLQSRGIPEKNIQKMQQDHIDSSVVGEIDDATMTAYIPAYGDRIATRLFCMEKQRKGGDDLKRQSLFEKLKRKMGTLTSNKDTDKDFEEEHSMQPTKIHLRNNKRAVKMARKIELGWIHDKKQVRKCNGGGTRVLDISKKATKTKILSQAKKLFFPNEKSRKGKWEEFSHNIVDFQEAYLDEGVSVGELYETHKLGILRFYLFTEHLTNEDEVFTEMTEGTDEQTDAARLNERQKNATEDNEQLTKNT; this comes from the exons atgctgCCTTTTTCCGACATTTGTTCAGGGCCAGCTATGGCTACGTCTTCAAATACCCCCCTCCCACAAGACGATGGTCTGTGGATGTTTCTTCAGAGCCGAGGGATTCCTgagaaaaatattcagaaaatgCAGCAAGATCAT attgACAGCTCGGTAGTTGGAGAAATAGATGATGCCACTATGACTGCTTACATTCCAGCATATGGTGATAGGATTGCTACAAGGCTTTTCTGTatggaaaaacagagaaaaggagGTGATGATCTAAAAAGACAGTCCTTATTTGAAAAACTTAAAAGAAAGATGGGCACATTGACAAGCAATAAAGACACAGATAAAGATTTTGAGGAGGAGCATTCTATGCAGCCAACAAAGATACATCTGAGAAATAACAAAAGGGCCGTGAAGATGGCAAGGAAAATAGAACTAGGATGGATACACGACAAGAAACAAGTGAGAAAATGCAATGGTGGAGGAACCAGAGTTCTTGATATTTCCAAGAAAGCCACAAAAACGAAGATTCTATCACAAGCTAAAAAGCTATTTTTCCCCAATGAGAAATCGAGAAAGGGAAAGTGGGAAGAGTTCAGTCACAACATTGTTGACTTTCAGGAAGCATACCTTGATGAGGGTGTTAGTGTGGGAGAGCTCTATGAGACACATAAATTGgggattttaagattttacttgTTCACAGAGCACCTGACAAATGAAGATGAAGTGTTCACAGAGATGACAGAAGGAACTGATGAACAGACAGATGCAGCGAGGCTAAATGAGCGACAGAAAAACGCAACAGAAGATAATGAGCAGCTGACAAAAAACACATGA
- the LOC132861600 gene encoding uncharacterized protein LOC132861600 isoform X2 yields the protein MATSSNTPLPQDDGLWMFLQSRGIPEKNIQKMQQDHIDSSVVGEIDDATMTAYIPAYGDRIATRLFCMEKQRKGGDDLKRQSLFEKLKRKMGTLTSNKDTDKDFEEEHSMQPTKIHLRNNKRAVKMARKIELGWIHDKKQVRKCNGGGTRVLDISKKATKTKILSQAKKLFFPNEKSRKGKWEEFSHNIVDFQEAYLDEGVSVGELYETHKLGILRFYLFTEHLTNEDEVFTEMTEGTDEQTDAARLNERQKNATEDNEQLTKNT from the exons ATGGCTACGTCTTCAAATACCCCCCTCCCACAAGACGATGGTCTGTGGATGTTTCTTCAGAGCCGAGGGATTCCTgagaaaaatattcagaaaatgCAGCAAGATCAT attgACAGCTCGGTAGTTGGAGAAATAGATGATGCCACTATGACTGCTTACATTCCAGCATATGGTGATAGGATTGCTACAAGGCTTTTCTGTatggaaaaacagagaaaaggagGTGATGATCTAAAAAGACAGTCCTTATTTGAAAAACTTAAAAGAAAGATGGGCACATTGACAAGCAATAAAGACACAGATAAAGATTTTGAGGAGGAGCATTCTATGCAGCCAACAAAGATACATCTGAGAAATAACAAAAGGGCCGTGAAGATGGCAAGGAAAATAGAACTAGGATGGATACACGACAAGAAACAAGTGAGAAAATGCAATGGTGGAGGAACCAGAGTTCTTGATATTTCCAAGAAAGCCACAAAAACGAAGATTCTATCACAAGCTAAAAAGCTATTTTTCCCCAATGAGAAATCGAGAAAGGGAAAGTGGGAAGAGTTCAGTCACAACATTGTTGACTTTCAGGAAGCATACCTTGATGAGGGTGTTAGTGTGGGAGAGCTCTATGAGACACATAAATTGgggattttaagattttacttgTTCACAGAGCACCTGACAAATGAAGATGAAGTGTTCACAGAGATGACAGAAGGAACTGATGAACAGACAGATGCAGCGAGGCTAAATGAGCGACAGAAAAACGCAACAGAAGATAATGAGCAGCTGACAAAAAACACATGA